GTAACACCACGGCCCCAGTTGGAACCTGTGGTCCAGTTCAAGGATCATTTCGTCGGTCTGGCCTTCCAGTTTGTCGCTGAAATGGCCGAGGATGAAACAGAAAGCCGTGACATCGCGGTTGCGGTTGGGCGGCAGCCCCTGATAAACAAGGCCTGTGGCTATCTGATAGGTTTGCGGGTTTATGTCATCCTGCGGGGCCAGCATGCCGGCGCCCCATACCGTGAGCCCTTTAGGCCTGTCAAGCGGCAGGGCCGTCATCTGCGGGTCATGCGGTTTTTTGAGGCTCTCTGACATCTTCGCGCCCGATCTCAGATGGGACGGGCCTTCATATTCAGGCCACTCGCCTTTGTATATCATCTTGTCCGCCACGAGATAAAATCCGTAATTGCCGTGATTCCGGATATCAGGATTTGAGAGGTATGTAAAGCTGCTTGACTCATAGTAGCTTCCGAACGATATCCCCCCGGGAGTTATCAGGCCCTCCCTCTCCTGCCCATGCCTGTAAGTTATCTGTCCGACGGTAAGATAGCCCTTATCCGTCCTCAAGCTGAAATCAGCTCCGTTTTTATTGGGTTCCGCTACGCTCGGGTCCGCGTCATATAAACCGGTGATAACGCTCCAGTCTTTGTTTGGCTGGAAAGTGGCCCTTGTGCCCCATGCGGCAGTGCGATAATGCGGGAAAAAGATGTCGGAAGGGATAGCACCCAACCTTCCGTCGACCGCGCTCGTCAGGTAATATTTGAACATCGGCGAGACGGCAAGGATATCTCCGGCAAAAATGCGGCCGGCCTCCAGGTTGAAAGTATCGTCAAGCACCGACTTCGAAAGTTTGAGCTCGCCGAAGTAGTAGTCGCCGGACGTAAAT
This sequence is a window from Candidatus Omnitrophota bacterium. Protein-coding genes within it:
- a CDS encoding carbohydrate porin, translating into MIPDKKVAAAVILLLLVLSATAANASALDGWLSQKTATGNWGGLRDSLERSGISVSSNYTTDTGGNPSGGLKQTTDYSGFVSLAAVLDFEKIASIQGLSLKVSNFLASGRDITVPIGSFYSPQQVFTSGDYYFGELKLSKSVLDDTFNLEAGRIFAGDILAVSPMFKYYLTSAVDGRLGAIPSDIFFPHYRTAAWGTRATFQPNKDWSVITGLYDADPSVAEPNKNGADFSLRTDKGYLTVGQITYRHGQEREGLITPGGISFGSYYESSSFTYLSNPDIRNHGNYGFYLVADKMIYKGEWPEYEGPSHLRSGAKMSESLKKPHDPQMTALPLDRPKGLTVWGAGMLAPQDDINPQTYQIATGLVYQGLPPNRNRDVTAFCFILGHFSDKLEGQTDEMILELDHRFQLGPWCYVTPDIQYIINPDGKSDVDNALVLGFEASFDF